In Microbacterium maritypicum, the following are encoded in one genomic region:
- the efeU gene encoding iron uptake transporter permease EfeU, with product MLATFLIGLREGLEAALVVGILVAYLRRLGRKDALPKMWAGVGLAIALALGIGAVLTFGAYELTFKAQELIGGGLSLLAVAMVTWMIFWMQRAGRTMKATLEGGLDRALTVGGLWALVAIGFVSVAREGIETTLLLWSMVQAFGDAPSALLGALLGLAAAVIIGWLISRGAVKLDLRRFFAWTGGFLVIVAAGVLAYALMDLQEAGALPGPFTAAAPLDPTTGAVAIGWAAFPFGWAFDVSSAIAPSGPLAAVLQATVGFMPAMTWLQVSAWTLYILIVGSLYVRGLRSRRTPKPRASAEPESDTTSLSPQGAA from the coding sequence GTGCTCGCCACTTTTCTCATCGGCCTCCGTGAAGGCCTGGAAGCCGCGCTCGTCGTCGGCATCCTCGTCGCCTACCTCCGCCGCCTCGGCCGGAAGGACGCCCTGCCGAAGATGTGGGCGGGCGTCGGCCTCGCGATCGCCCTCGCACTCGGTATCGGCGCAGTGCTCACCTTCGGCGCCTACGAGCTCACTTTCAAGGCGCAGGAGCTGATCGGCGGCGGGCTCTCGCTGCTCGCCGTCGCGATGGTCACGTGGATGATCTTCTGGATGCAGCGTGCCGGACGCACCATGAAGGCGACGCTCGAGGGCGGCCTCGATCGCGCGCTCACGGTCGGCGGCCTCTGGGCGCTCGTCGCAATCGGCTTCGTGTCCGTCGCGCGGGAGGGCATCGAGACGACACTCCTTCTGTGGTCGATGGTGCAGGCGTTCGGCGATGCGCCGTCCGCTCTGCTCGGCGCTCTGCTCGGACTCGCCGCCGCCGTGATCATCGGCTGGCTCATCTCCCGCGGAGCCGTGAAGCTCGATCTCCGCCGCTTCTTCGCGTGGACCGGCGGCTTCCTGGTCATCGTCGCCGCCGGCGTGCTCGCCTATGCGCTGATGGATCTGCAGGAGGCGGGCGCCCTGCCGGGCCCGTTCACGGCCGCGGCGCCGCTCGATCCCACGACCGGGGCGGTCGCGATCGGGTGGGCGGCTTTCCCGTTCGGTTGGGCGTTCGATGTGTCGTCGGCCATCGCCCCGAGCGGTCCGCTGGCCGCGGTGCTGCAGGCCACGGTCGGCTTCATGCCCGCGATGACCTGGTTGCAGGTCTCCGCCTGGACTCTCTACATCCTCATCGTCGGTTCGCTGTACGTCCGCGGTCTCCGCTCGCGCCGTACGCCGAAGCCTCGCGCTTCGGCCGAACCCGAATCCGACACGACCTCTCTCTCACCACAAGGAGCAGCATGA